A DNA window from Schistocerca americana isolate TAMUIC-IGC-003095 chromosome 4, iqSchAmer2.1, whole genome shotgun sequence contains the following coding sequences:
- the LOC124612735 gene encoding UMP-CMP kinase 1 yields MLAFTGDRLSILHDERVGEYALEANEVFLFHSCDINEETAVGRAGKFQRLAALRRASRQPARQRSAVCERFACMLVSWLNTVAKYVMSAASQKPRVIFVLGSPGSGKGTQCKNIVSEFGYVHLSAGDLLRAERTKPGSQYGELIETHIRNGTIVPVAITCKLLENAMVESSSNKFLIDGFPRNQENLDGWTANMADRVQLLGVLFLDCPQEVSTQRCLARGMGRSDDNEESLRKRFVTYMNDTLPVVKHYEQQNLVHRVDSVKPAEQVFEDVKKVILELEAKA; encoded by the exons ATGTTAGCGTTTACTGGCGATCGTTTATCAATTTTACACGACGAAAGAGTGGGCGAATACGCTTTAGAAGCAAATGAagtcttcctgtttcattcatgtGACATAAATGA GGAAACGGCGGTTGGCCGCGCGGGGAAGTTTCAGCGGTTAGCAGCACTGCGGCGGGCGTCACGGCAGCCGGCAAGGCAACGATCCGCAGTCTGCGAGCGCTTCGCCTGCATGCTGGTTAGTTGGTTGAACACTGTTGCCAAGTACGTGATGAGTGCTGCATCGCAGAAGCCACGCGTCATATTCGTGCTGGGCAGTCCGGGCTCAGGAAAAGGCACGCAGTGCAAGAATATCGTGAGCGAGTTCGGGTATGTTCACCTGTCAGCTGGAGACCTGCTACGAGCGGAGCGTACGAAACCGGGTTCGCAGTACGGAGAACTTATAGAGACACACATTCGCAATGGTACAATCGTACCCGTTGCGATCACATGTAAACTGCTGGAGAATGCGATGGTGGAATCGAGCTCCAACAAGTTCTTAATCGATGGTTTCCCACGTAATCAAGAGAACCTAGACGGGTGGACGGCGAACATGGCGGATCGCGTTCAGCTGCTTGGAGTGCTGTTCCTAGATTGTCCGCAGGAAGTCAGTACGCAGAGATGCCTGGCGCGTGGAATGGGACGGTCCGACGACAACGAGGAATCTCTAAGGAAGAGGTTTGTCACGTACATGAATGATACGTTGCCCGTAGTTAAACATTACGAGCAGCAAAACCTTGTGCATCGCGTAGACTCTGTCAAACCGGCGGAGCAGGTGTTTGAGGACGTAAAGAAAGTGATTTTAGAACTAGAGGCAAAGGCATAA